The Haloterrigena turkmenica DSM 5511 nucleotide sequence CTGATCTGGTAGAAGTCCAGTCCGGCGTCGCCCTGCTCGCGGTAGGTCTCGCTCGAGGAGTCCTTCATGCCGCCGAAGGGGACGTGCAGTTCGAGACCGGTGGTCTTCTCGTTGATCTTGACGACGCCCGCTTCGACCTCCTCGACGAAGCGGTTCGCCTCGGTGTGGTCGTCCGTGACGACGCTGGCCGAGAGGCCGAAGTCGACGTCGTTGGCGACCTCGACGCCCTCGTCGAAGTCGCTCACGGGGATCACTGCGAGGACCGGCCCGAAGACCTCCTCCTGTGCGAGGCGCATGTCGTTGTCCACGTCGGAGAAGACGGCGGGCTCGACGAAGTAGCCCTCGCGGTCGAGTTCGTTCCCGCCGCACTCGAGGGTCGCGCCCTCGTCTTCGGCGATGTCGACGTACTCGAGGGTGCTCTCGAGTTCGGACTCGCTGACGTGGGGGCCCATACCGGGGTCGTCCAGCCCGTGGCCGTGGTCGATGGCCTCGGCTCGCTCGACGATCGCCTCGACGAACTCGTCGTAGACGTCCTCGTGAACGATCGCGCGAGACGCGGCCGTACATGCTTGCCCGGTGACGCCGAACGCGCCCGCAGAGACGATGTCGGCCGCTTCCTCGACGTCCGCGCTGTCGGTGACGAGGGTGGGGTTCTTGCCACCCATCTCCAGCTGGACGCGCTTGCCGTCCTCGGTCGCGGTGTCGTAGACCGCGTTCCCGACCTGCGTGCTGCCGGTGAAGGAGACGGCGTCGACCGCGGAGTGGCCGGCGATCGCGTCCCCGACCGTGCTCCCGGGACCGGTGACGACGTTGATGACGCCGTCGGGGAGGCCGGCCTCCTCGAGGGCGGACGCCATCTCGTGGACGACGCCGGGCGCCAGCGTCGCCGGCTTGATGACGATGGTGTTACCCGCGGCCAGCGCGGGCGCGATCTTCCAGGCCGGGATGGCGATGGGGTAGTTCCACGGCGTGATCAGACCGGCGACGCCGAGCGGTTCGTTCTTCGTGTAGAGGTTCGTGTTGCGGGCGCTGGAGCTTTTGACCGTGCCGCCGAGATCGCTGGCCTTGGCGCCGTAGTAGTGGAAGATGTCGATCGCGCGCTGTACCTCGCCGGCGGCCTCGCTCCAGGTCTTGCCCTCCTCGCGGACGAGCAGTTCGGTGAGGTCGTCCTTGCGCTGGGCGAGCAGCGAGCCGGTCTCGGTGAGGATGCGGCCGCGCTCGGGGCCGGGGGTCGTTCCCCAGTCGTCGCTCGCCGCGTCGGCGGCCTCGATGGCCTGTTCCGTGTCCTCGGCATCGG carries:
- the xacF gene encoding 2,5-dioxovalerate dehydrogenase, with the translated sequence MPDDRLNYVNGEWTESHTGETFETTDPASPEEVVATYPQSDAEDTEQAIEAADAASDDWGTTPGPERGRILTETGSLLAQRKDDLTELLVREEGKTWSEAAGEVQRAIDIFHYYGAKASDLGGTVKSSSARNTNLYTKNEPLGVAGLITPWNYPIAIPAWKIAPALAAGNTIVIKPATLAPGVVHEMASALEEAGLPDGVINVVTGPGSTVGDAIAGHSAVDAVSFTGSTQVGNAVYDTATEDGKRVQLEMGGKNPTLVTDSADVEEAADIVSAGAFGVTGQACTAASRAIVHEDVYDEFVEAIVERAEAIDHGHGLDDPGMGPHVSESELESTLEYVDIAEDEGATLECGGNELDREGYFVEPAVFSDVDNDMRLAQEEVFGPVLAVIPVSDFDEGVEVANDVDFGLSASVVTDDHTEANRFVEEVEAGVVKINEKTTGLELHVPFGGMKDSSSETYREQGDAGLDFYQISKTVYDNY